The Bacteroides acidifaciens genome includes a region encoding these proteins:
- a CDS encoding recombination protein NinG, translating to MWRNYKKKEKKKPLFEVEGVKVKKKPDLVDKLDRIFSLFIRYRDTMPNGYFQCISCGKIKPFNKADCGHYINRQHMSTRFDEMNCNAQCSHCNRFMEGNIQDYRRRLVAKYGERNVLILEAKKNVTKQFSDFQLEKLITHYKEEAKKLKEAKGL from the coding sequence ATGTGGAGAAATTACAAGAAGAAAGAAAAGAAAAAGCCTCTTTTCGAGGTAGAAGGTGTTAAGGTCAAGAAGAAACCTGATCTTGTCGATAAACTAGACAGAATATTTAGTTTATTCATCCGTTATCGTGATACGATGCCTAATGGATATTTTCAGTGTATTTCATGTGGTAAAATAAAGCCTTTCAATAAAGCAGATTGCGGTCATTACATCAACCGCCAACACATGAGTACTCGCTTTGATGAAATGAACTGCAATGCTCAATGTTCACATTGTAACCGCTTCATGGAAGGAAATATTCAGGATTATCGCAGACGTCTAGTTGCCAAGTATGGTGAACGAAATGTGCTGATCCTGGAAGCCAAGAAAAATGTTACTAAGCAATTTAGTGACTTTCAATTAGAAAAGCTGATTACTCATTACAAGGAAGAAGCGAAAAAACTGAAGGAAGCAAAAGGTCTGTGA
- a CDS encoding DUF6291 domain-containing protein gives MERNSFIFYKGWREAIKDLPDDVRLEIYESIIEYATTGNLRGLKPMANIAFNFIKIDIDRDTEKYMSIVERNKSNGSKGGRPKSENPKEPKEPTKPTGLFGNPKEPTKPDNDNEYDNDYVDDNDSHLKKKETSPKGESKKDELSLFPEEKIDWGGLMDYFNSTFKGKLPAIKSIDAKRKKAIKARVAQYGKQAVFDVFQLVLDSPFLLGQNDKNWRCTFDWIFKSANFTKILEGNYNGKRTDTAATRRESVSSLTDLAEKLLQSSMPQEG, from the coding sequence ATGGAAAGAAATTCATTCATCTTTTATAAAGGGTGGAGAGAAGCAATCAAGGATTTGCCGGATGATGTCAGGCTGGAGATTTACGAAAGCATAATTGAGTATGCGACAACGGGAAATCTTCGGGGGTTGAAACCTATGGCAAATATTGCTTTCAACTTTATAAAGATAGATATAGACAGGGATACTGAAAAGTATATGTCTATTGTGGAAAGGAATAAGAGCAATGGTTCTAAGGGGGGACGTCCGAAAAGTGAAAACCCAAAAGAACCCAAAGAACCCACAAAACCCACTGGGTTATTTGGAAACCCAAAAGAACCCACAAAACCCGATAATGATAATGAATATGATAATGATTATGTAGATGATAATGATTCTCATTTAAAAAAGAAAGAAACTTCTCCTAAAGGAGAATCAAAGAAAGACGAGCTTTCTTTGTTCCCCGAGGAAAAGATTGATTGGGGTGGGCTAATGGATTATTTTAATTCCACGTTTAAAGGTAAACTTCCTGCTATAAAGTCCATAGATGCAAAACGAAAGAAAGCTATTAAAGCACGTGTCGCACAATACGGGAAGCAAGCTGTATTCGATGTGTTCCAATTGGTTTTAGACAGTCCTTTCTTGCTTGGACAAAACGATAAAAATTGGAGGTGCACTTTTGACTGGATATTCAAGTCTGCGAATTTTACTAAAATTTTAGAAGGAAATTACAATGGAAAACGAACTGATACTGCGGCCACAAGAAGAGAATCGGTTAGCAGTCTTACGGACCTCGCCGAAAAACTATTGCAAAGCTCTATGCCCCAAGAAGGTTGA